In a single window of the Necator americanus strain Aroian chromosome X, whole genome shotgun sequence genome:
- a CDS encoding hypothetical protein (NECATOR_CHRX.G24905.T1) produces the protein MQNDKPFGGKLFIIGGDFRQVLPIVEHGQRDDFVNSCVTNSVLWSLFNTHRLQVNMRAREAGLEWANFLLNLSNGNANDDSGRVQILEEFRCQRSIVMEIFGETISADDTDLYERAILAPTNMSVRRLNNDALQRLCTSSPHDERVYKSIDEALYHEGSSDELYPMEYLNTLESTGMPPHELRPKKGAIIMLLRNLDVLNGLCNGTRLRIETLGRYVLGCRFICGSRRNQLAVIPRIDNYWDKQLPFRLRRRQFPVRLAFAMTINKAQGQSFNKVGVYLPEDVFSHGQLYVAFSRVRDPVGLKVHTPHESVKNIVYNEALCEACSVHRFELLPDNTTVTAEVYCAQLQRLTDKIRKEHPKLDNPSYREEDFPENSGARMGSSTASAVQPGPGPERPPPLLIASASPGREALR, from the exons ATGCAGAACGATAAGCCATTCGGCGGCAAGTTGTTCATCATTGGAGGCGATTTCCGACAAGTGTTACCCATAGTAGAGCACGGACAGCGAGACGACTTCGTAAATTCATGTGTGACGAATTCTGTTCTGTGGTCACTTTTCAACACTCATAGGCTTCAAGTTAATATGAGAGCACGAGAAGCTGGACTTGAATGGGCGAATTTCCTGCTGAACTTAAGCAATGGCAACGCGAACGACGACAGTGGGCGCGTTCAAATTTTAGAGGAATTCCGGTGTCAAAGAAGCATCGTCATGGAGATTTTCGGTGAAACTATTAGTGCTGATGATACGGACCTTTATGAACGGGCAATTTTGGCTCCCACTAATATGAGTGTAAGGCGGCTAAATAACGATGCCTTGCAACGATTATGCACATCCAGTCCACACGATGAGCGCGTCTACAAAAGCATTGATGAAGCACTGTACCACGAAGGGAGTTCAGATGAACTGTACCCGATGGAGTATCTAAACACTTTGGAATCCACGGGAATGCCACCGCACGAACTTCGACCGAAGAAAGGTGCTATTATCATGCTTCTGCGAAACCTTGACGTTCTCAATGGTCTGTGCAACGGGACGCGACTAAGAATAGAAACCCTTGGACGGTATGTGCTTGGATGCCGCTTTATTTGTGGGAGCCGAAGAAATCAGCTAGCTGTAATACCCAGAATTGACAACTACTGGGATAAGCAGTTGCCTTTCCGACTACGAAGAAGGCAATTCCCTGTACGCCTTGCCTTTGCAATGACCATCAACAAAGCACAAGGACAGTCCTTCAACAAAGTGGGAGTGTATTTGCCAGAAGACGTGTTCAGTCACGGGCAGCTATATGTAGCTTTTTCCCGCGTAAGAGATCCAGTCGGACTGAAGGTCCATACACCACATGAATCAGTGAAAAACATAGTCTACAATGAG GCACTTTGTGAAGCGTGCTCCGTccaccgtttcgaactgctgccagacaacacgacagttactgccgaggtctactgtgctcaactgcaaagactgacCGACAaaatccgcaaggagcacccgaagctcgacaacccCTCatatcgcgaagaagacttcccagaaaattctggagctcggatgggaagttctaccgcatcCGCCGTACAGCCCGGTCCGGGCCCCGAGCGACCACCTCCTCTTCTGATCGCTTcggcatcacctggaagagaagcgctacgatga
- a CDS encoding hypothetical protein (NECATOR_CHRX.G24906.T1) translates to MRCRTLHLMVKQYTYVSSYSTPKERSRSRTSEPLTDALKKFSEAAKASGFLDDDTYYRQSIQEAAQFQTAATLRSIFACLLCYCEVANAEELWNEFSATMADDYISRGLGAEEAIVVAYFDVADRMLLLGRDLAQIIVPPTNQRPSPPEVPIDYHQHGSEGSRLYESLNTHQKRAADDILAAMNRSESRCFFIDGPGGTGKTYLYNTIYNLAMGQRRQVLCVAWTGIAASLLPRGRTVTSTFKLNMADGNRTSLMKRQQKEARQLIATEIIIWDDFNDPKVRP, encoded by the coding sequence ATGAGATGTAGAACGCTACATCTCATGGTGAAACAGTATACATACGTATCCTCTTACTCAACACCAAAGGAAAGGAGTCGTTCCAGGACCTCAGAACCGTTGACAGACGCACTTAAAAAGTTTTCCGAAGCAGCAAAGGCTTCCGGATTCCTTGATGATGACACGTATTATCGTCAGAGTATTCAGGAAGCTGCACAGTTTCAGACAGCAGCAACGTTACGAAGTATTTTTGCTTGCTTGCTCTGTTACTGTGAAGTCGCAAATGCTGAGGAGCTTTGGAATGAGTTTTCGGCAACGATGGCTGACGATTACATCAGCAGAGGGCTAGGAGCAGAAGAGGCTATCGTTGTCGCCTATTTCGACGTCGCCGATCGGATGCTACTGCTTGGCAGAGATTTAGCCCAAATTATTGTGCCTCCTACGAATCAAAGACCTTCACCTCCCGAAGTCCCAATTGACTATCATCAACATGGAAGTGAAGGATCGCGATTATACGAATCGTTGAATACACATCAAAAGAGGGCTGCTGATGACATCCTTGCAGCAATGAACCGCAGTGAAAGCCGCTGCTTTTTTATCGATGGCCCAGGTGGAACAGGGAAAACGTACCTCTATAACACCATTTACAACCTGGCCATGGGGCAGCGACGTCAGGTGTTGTGCGTTGCTTGGACAGGCATAGCAGCCAGTCTTCTGCCGCGTGGGCGAACGGTAACCTCAACTTTCAAGCTCAACATGGCCGATGGGAATCGCACATCCTTGATGAAACGCCAGCAAAAAGAAGCACGACAACTTATAGCCACTGAAATTATCATCTGGGATGATTTCAATGACCCCAAAGTGCGCCCTTGA
- a CDS encoding hypothetical protein (NECATOR_CHRX.G24907.T2), whose product MAIVARYGKPTYFLTITCNPQWQGIQENLYNGQVASDRPDLTARVFHGKLQELCSDLFKKHVLGEVEAYVYVIEFQKRGLPHCHMLLIMKEGWKVRTVEEVDIAVSAEIPNEETEPDAHTAVTSFMLHRKCGIENSNSPCMRDGKCSKRFPKALREETSMEVNGYPTYRRRNCTTVEVSGHEYSDEWVVPTNLYLLTKFQCHVNLEICGTISAVKYLYKYIYKGPDRARINIESGSTHNNISILDIAGQERQFLERAQNRFTTLTAYLELNQLCKNMANSGIEMGIDARDLYYY is encoded by the exons ATGGCCATTGTAGCCCGATACGGGAAGCCCACATATTTCCTCACTATCACTTGCAATCCGCAATGGCAAGGGATTCAGGAAAACCTCTACAACGGGCAGGTTGCATCAGATAGACCTGATTTGACAGCAAGAGTTTTCCACGGGAAATTGCAAGAATTGTGTAGTGATCTCTTCAAAAAGCACGTACTTGGGGAAGTGGAAGCCTACGTCTACGTTATTGAGTTTCAAAAGCGAGGGCTTCCTCACTGCCATATGCTCTTGATAATGAAGGAAGGATGGAAAGTACGGACAGTGGAAGAAGTCGATATTGCTGTGAGCGCAGAGATACCGAATGAAGAAACGGAACCAGACGCTCATACGGCTGTTACTTCGTTTATGCTTCACAGGAAATGTGGGATCGAAAATTCTAATTCGCCGTGTATGCGTGATGGAAAATGCTCAAAACGTTTTCCGAAAGCGCTGCGCGAGGAAACATCTATGGAAGTCAACGGCTATCCAACTTATCGGAGGCGCAACTGCACAACTGTTGAAGTCAGCGGTCACGAGTACAGCGATGAGTGGGTAGTACCAACTAATCTCTACCTACTTACCAAGTTCCAGTGCCACGTGAACTTAGAAATATGCGGTACGATTTCTGCGGTAAAGTACTTATACAAGTATATCTACAAAGGACCCGATCGCGCACGGATTAACATTGAAAGTGGATCGACACACAACAACATCTCAATACTCG ACATTGCTGGACAGGAGCGACAATTCCTCGAACGGGCCCAAAACCGCTTCACTACGCTCACCGCATATTTAGAGCTGAATCAGCTCTGCAAGAACATGGCCAACAGTGGTATAGAAATGGGAATTGATGCTCGTGATCTCTATTACTACTAA
- a CDS encoding hypothetical protein (NECATOR_CHRX.G24907.T1), whose protein sequence is MQQSYQDAMAIVARYGKPTYFLTITCNPQWQGIQENLYNGQVASDRPDLTARVFHGKLQELCSDLFKKHVLGEVEAYVYVIEFQKRGLPHCHMLLIMKEGWKVRTVEEVDIAVSAEIPNEETEPDAHTAVTSFMLHRKCGIENSNSPCMRDGKCSKRFPKALREETSMEVNGYPTYRRRNCTTVEVSGHEYSDEWVVPTNLYLLTKFQCHVNLEICGTISAVKYLYKYIYKGPDRARINIESGSTHNNISILGMFVHLRLSTEFSASPCKKNLTRYTDLQFICPNIRHCWTGATIPRTGPKPLHYAHRIFRAESALQEHGQQWYRNGN, encoded by the coding sequence ATGCAGCAATCTTATCAGGACGCCATGGCCATTGTAGCCCGATACGGGAAGCCCACATATTTCCTCACTATCACTTGCAATCCGCAATGGCAAGGGATTCAGGAAAACCTCTACAACGGGCAGGTTGCATCAGATAGACCTGATTTGACAGCAAGAGTTTTCCACGGGAAATTGCAAGAATTGTGTAGTGATCTCTTCAAAAAGCACGTACTTGGGGAAGTGGAAGCCTACGTCTACGTTATTGAGTTTCAAAAGCGAGGGCTTCCTCACTGCCATATGCTCTTGATAATGAAGGAAGGATGGAAAGTACGGACAGTGGAAGAAGTCGATATTGCTGTGAGCGCAGAGATACCGAATGAAGAAACGGAACCAGACGCTCATACGGCTGTTACTTCGTTTATGCTTCACAGGAAATGTGGGATCGAAAATTCTAATTCGCCGTGTATGCGTGATGGAAAATGCTCAAAACGTTTTCCGAAAGCGCTGCGCGAGGAAACATCTATGGAAGTCAACGGCTATCCAACTTATCGGAGGCGCAACTGCACAACTGTTGAAGTCAGCGGTCACGAGTACAGCGATGAGTGGGTAGTACCAACTAATCTCTACCTACTTACCAAGTTCCAGTGCCACGTGAACTTAGAAATATGCGGTACGATTTCTGCGGTAAAGTACTTATACAAGTATATCTACAAAGGACCCGATCGCGCACGGATTAACATTGAAAGTGGATCGACACACAACAACATCTCAATACTCGGTATGTTTGTCCACCTCAGGCTCTCCACAGAATTTTCGGCTTCTCCATGCAAGAAAAATCTCACACGGTATACAGACTTGCAGTTCATCTGCCCGAATATCAGACATTGCTGGACAGGAGCGACAATTCCTCGAACGGGCCCAAAACCGCTTCACTACGCTCACCGCATATTTAGAGCTGAATCAGCTCTGCAAGAACATGGCCAACAGTGGTATAGAAATGGGAATTGA
- a CDS encoding hypothetical protein (NECATOR_CHRX.G24908.T1): protein MASMGAQVDTISGRGPYCYRIHGQIYHRLGALHPHQGEQRQFGQIYILDTEMAAQQRLGNMRNSYCDSNLMLFLSEWFARNNVYAQSFKMMSEVEQMEIAAAQRENRQTIPICMVFDDSRERCFAKGEYAIPTANEVAVVYVGEENDIPANRSLAVHVRQAAGSKLMNISDIDKRCDLLTYPLLFPTGRGGWDPNLVDNDGARITQMKYYAHLFSIRESFSPILHAGKLFQQFAVDAYVKIEQNRLKY from the coding sequence ATGGCTTCGATGGGGGCTCAAGTTGAcacaatttctggaagaggGCCATATTGTTACCGAATTCATGGGCAAATCTATCACCGACTGGGTGCGCTTCATCCTCACCAAGGGGAGCAACGTCAATTCGGTCAAATATATATTCTAGACACTGAAATGGCTGCCCAACAGCGCCTTGGTAATATGCGGAATTCGTACTGCGATTCCAACCTCATGTTGTTTCTGAGTGAATGGTTTGCGCGTAACAATGTCTACGCTCAATCATTTAAAATGATGAGCGAAGTGGAGCAAATGGAAATAGCGGCAGCCCAGCGAGAAAATCGGCAAACCATACCAATTTGCATGGTATTCGATGACAGCAGAGAGCGGTGTTTCGCAAAAGGAGAGTACGCTATTCCTACTGCAAACGAAGTGGCAGTCGTATACGTGGGAGAAGAAAACGACATTCCTGCGAATAGGAGTCTTGCGGTCCATGTTCGACAAGCTGCAGGATCAAAGTTGATGAACATCAGTGACATAGATAAACGATGCGATCTTCTCACGTATCCACTGCTGTTTCCAACCGGTAGAGGTGGATGGGATCCGAACTTGGTTGATAATGACGGAGCTCGAATCACTCAAATGAAGTATTACGCCCACCTGTTTTCCATTCGTGAGTCTTTTAGTCCAATTCTGCATGCGGGTAAACTCTTTCAACAGTTTGCTGTTGACGCTTACGTCAAGATTGAGCAGAACAGACTAAAATACTAG
- a CDS encoding hypothetical protein (NECATOR_CHRX.G24909.T1): MTLSAKGVIGSHRETSQQRSIHWQANAEQQRQRRQNENEEQRSVRRSANATLQENRRQSEDVEQRFARQMANADRQQRRRQNENDEQRSARLLGTHNASKGDSKTRTMSNGLQDYCQMLNVNKGGVKMRVLSNVQQDALQTLSANECNDRMNQMNSALNAYATTPKDIFGVMPRLK, translated from the coding sequence ATGACGCTGAGCGCCAAAGGAGTCATCGGGAGCCACAGGGAGACTTCACAGCAGCGCAGTATCCATTGGCAAGCAAACGCAGAGCAACAACGACAAAGGCGACAGAACGAAAACGAGGAGCAACGTTCGGTCAGACGCTCAGCTAATGCAACACTTCAGGAAAATAGACGCCAAAGCGAAGACGTTGAACAGCGTTTTGCTCGGCAGATGGCAAATGCAGACCGCCAGCAAAGGAGACGCCAAAATGAGAACGATGAACAGCGGTCTGCAAGACTACTGGGAACTCACAACGCCAGCAAAGGAGACTCCAAAACGAGAACGATGAGCAACGGTCTGCAAGACTACTGTCAAATGCTCAACGTGAACAAAGGCGGCGTGAAAATGAGAGTTCTGAGCAACGTTCAACAAGACGCCCTGCAAACTCTGAGCGCCAACGAATGCAACGACAGAATGAACCAGATGAACAGCGCGCTGAACGCTTACGCAACGACTCCGAAAGACATATTCGGCGTAATGCCGCGCCTGAAATGA
- a CDS encoding hypothetical protein (NECATOR_CHRX.G24910.T1): MSSKCKKKLLDQVLCNSLCSVKLSLLLERVAVESHFQLSGEEIAIAGKMLVKLHQQSTITPAIPQSLKHPNIKPDSIDLFRCFGRLGQSDPDEESKNPLIVPQNS; this comes from the coding sequence ATGTCGAGTAAGTGCAAGAAGAAACTGCTCGATCAAGTTCTATGCAATTCTCTATGCTCAGTCAAGCTCTCTCTACTTCTCGAAAGAGTAGCTGTGGAAAGCCATTTCCAACTTTCGGGAGAAGAGATAGCCATAGCTGGAAAAATGCTAGTAAAGCTACACCAGCAATCGACAATTACTCCAGCTATTCCTCAGTCATTGAAACATCCCAACATCAAACCCGATTCAATCGACTTGTTTCGATGTTTTGGACGTTTGGGCCAAAGTGATCCAGACGAGGAGTCTAAAAACCCATTAATAGTTCCACAAAATTCCTGA